The genomic window CAACGATCCGGGCATCGTCATTACCATCACTGGTGGCGTGGCGACCATCACCGGCGTGCTGGCCGGCTACAAGATCGAGTACACCACCACGGCGGAACACAACCGCGTGCTGGTCGAGAACGGCGCGGCAGTCGGGGCCAAGGGCAATGACCACGCGGCCTTCGACATCGGCGGCTTCAAGCTGCTGCAGGTGTCCACCGCCACCGCGGAGATCGGCTCGAAGATGGTCTTCGAGGATGACGGCCCGAGCATCGGTACCACCGGCACCGAGCCCACGCTGACGGTGGACGAATCCGCCCTCGGCACCGATGCCTCGCAGAGCTTCGCCGCCAACTTCACCTCGTCCTTCGGCGCCGACGGCGCGGGCACCCTGACCTACGCGCTGAGCGTGATCGCCGGGGCGTCCGGGCTGGTCGACACCGCCACCGGTGAAACCGTGAACCTGTCGATGAATGGCGCCGTGGTGGAAGGCCGCACGGCCTCCAGCAATGACCTGGTGTTCACCGTCAGCGTGGCCGCCAACGGCACCGTGACGCTGGACCAGATCCGCGCCGTGGTGCATCCCGATACCAGCGACCCGGATGACTCGAAAACCCTGGCCTCCGACGACCTGGTGAAACTCACCGCGACCAAGACCGACGGCGACGGCGACAGCGCCCAGGCCACGCTGAACATCGGCCAGAACCTGGTGTTCAAGGATGACGGGCCGACCGTCAGCCCCGCTGGCACGGAGCCGGTGATGACGGTGGACGAGTCGGATCTCACGACCAACTCGCTGCAGGGCTTTGCCGCCAATTTCACCTCCTCGTTCGGCGCCGACGGCGGTGGCACTGTCACCTACACCCTGGGCTGCGTCTCCGGGGCCTCCGGGCTGACCGATACCACCACCGGCCAATCGGTGGTCCTCTCGCTCAACGGCAACGTGGTGGAAGGCCGCTGCGCCGTGAGCAACGACCTGGTGTTCACCGTCAGCGTGGCCGCCAATGGCGACGTCACCCTCGACCAGTTGCGCGCCATTGTCCACGCCAACGCCAACGACCCCGATGACTCACGCACCCTGAGTTCGGACAGCCTGGTCACCCTGACCGCCACCGTCACCGACAAGGAAGGCGACAGCACCCAGGCCACGCTGAACATCGGCCAGAACCTGGTCTTCAAGGATGACGGGCCGAGCGTCACCACCACCGGCACCGAGCCGACATTGACGGTGGACGAAAGCGACTTCACCACCAACGCGACACAGAACTTCGCCGCCAACTTCAGCCCCAGCTACGGCGCCGACGGGGCCGGCGCGACCCCGGTGAGCTATGCCCTGAGCGTCATCGCCGGCGCCTCCGGGCTGGTCGACACGGCCACCGGCCAGGCGGTCAACCTGTCGCTCAACAACGGCGTGGTGGAAGGCCGCACGGCCGTCAGCAACGTGCTGGTGTTCACCGTCAGCGCGGCCAGTAATGGCGACGTCACGCTCGACCAACTGCGCGCCGTGGTTCACGCCAATGCCAGCGACCCCAACGACAGCCGCACCCTCAGCGCGGACAACCTGGTGAAACTCACCGCGACCGCCACCGACAAGGACGGCGACACCGCCCAGGCGACCCTGAACATCGGGCAGAACCTGGTGTTCTACGATGACGGCCCGTCGCTGGCCTTCGGCAACATCGTCGGCACCGGCAGCACCCTGGCGCAGACCGGGTACTGGGACCACGGCTTCGGCGCTGATGGCAGCGGCGCGGCGGGTCTGGATATCGTCCTGAGCAACGGCCAGTTCACCCTGGTGCGGCCCAACGGCACGACCACCACCGGCACCGGCACGCTCACCGAGCAATCGCCGTCGCCGGACGTCAACGGCGCCTACCACTTCGCCGGCACGCTGACCGGCGACTTCGACAACAACGCCGGCACGCCCAACACCAGCGTCGACTACACCCTGACGGCCCTGGCCGATGGCACCTACACCCTGGACCTGGTGCAGGGCTTCAGCTCGACCCTGGTGCTGAGCACCGCCAACGGCTCGCTCGGCGCCGGCGGCCCCGACCCGGTGCAGACGCTGACCATCGGCACTGACGCCGTGGTCTTCTTCGCGGCCAAGGCACTGGCACCCCAAACGGGCGCCAACAGCATCCTCACCGGCATCGGACAGGGCGCGAGCGACCCGACCGAAGCACAGTTGCAGACCAACCCCCTGCCGTCCTACATCGACGACCAGAAGGCCCTCAACGTCAGCACCTCCGGCATCGGCGTGAAGAACAACGTGCTGCAGGGCAGCGGCGCCGGCATCACCGCCGGTGACGACAGCTTCGTCGCCAACCCGCAGACGTTGCTGACCTCGGTGAAGGTGTTCATCGACAACTCGGTAGGCGGCTACGATCCGACCTCGGAATCGCTGTACTACGTCGCCTACTACGACGACGGCACGACGTCCGGCGCACCAATCAAGGTGCTGGCGGGCAACCTGCAGAGCGAGGCCGGCGGGCAGAAATCCTTCACCGTGCAGACGGCCGCCGGCAAGATGATCGACGCCATCCAGCTGACCATGGCCGAGGGCATGGTGAAGATCCCGACCATCCAGTTCATCCGCCAGGTCGAGAACCTCGCCAGCGACGTCAAGCTGGCGTTCAACGCCACTGTGACCGACAAGGACGGCGACGCGGCGACCAGCGCCTTCACCGCCAACCTGTACGCCAACAAGGCCGCCGGCGGGACCTTCGACTACGTGCTGGCAGGGCTGAGCGGAACCCGGGAGGCCTTCAACGTCGACCTGGCGCGCACCGAGAACAAGTACCAGGTCACCGGCTTCGACACCGCCGGCCAGCGTGACAAGCTGGTCCTCAACGGCGACGCCGGCTCCACCGTGCAGACCATCGACAACAGCGGCGCCGACAGTGTCGTGAGCATCCACGAGACCGGCGGGCAGATCACCACCATCACCGTGGTCGGGGTCGACATCCTCAACACCGACATCGTCCACGGCAGCGCCACCTGATTCGCACGCGGAAAAGAGGCGGGGGCGGTGTGGAAACCACCCCCGCCTCGTTTTTCCGCTGCATGCCCGCCACACCGGCAAACGGCCGCTCACTCGTTACGCAGCGACGCCCCATTGCCCTGCGGCGCCCGGTCCAGCTCCACCCAGGCGGATTCCGGCGGCTCCTCGCTGCTGGCCAGGCCGTGCTTGAGGGCATACATCAGCAGGTCCATGCGGTTGATCAGGTCGAGCTTCTGGTAGATGTTGCTCAGGTGGTTGTGCACCGTGTGCTCACTGATACCCAGGCGCTCGGCGATGCTCATGTACTTGGCGGAGGGGTCTTCGACGATGGCGCTGATCAGTTCCCGCTCGCGCAGCGTCAGCCGGGCCTGCTTGGCCTGCTCGCGGTTGCACCGAAGCGGCACACGGCCGTTGGCCGCGTAGCCGGAAAGCCCGCCGGCCCAGGCGCGATCCAGGCCAATATCGCGATGGTGGACATTGACGATGGCCTGGATGATCGACTCGGTCGGGTCTTCCGCCAGCACGATGCCGCGGGCGCCCGCGTCGATCGCCTGGGCGACCGGCACCGCCTCGTACAGGCCCTTGAGCACCAGCACCTTCATCCGCGCGCTGCGGGTCAATTCGCCCACCACCTCCAGCGGGTCCAGGGCATCGGGAAAGAAGCTGAAGAACACCACGTCGGGGCGCTGCTGGTCGGCCAAGTCCAGGGCGTAGGTGTAGGTCGTGGCCTGGCCGCTGACCTCCATGTGCGGTTTTCGGGCATTGATCAGGTCGTGCAGGCCGATGAGAACGAGTGGGCGGCAATCGATCAGCATCACCCGTATCGGTTTCTTCTGGTCAGACATGGTGTGCTGACCCCCTCTGCAAACGAACGCGCGCTCCTTTGCCTGGACGTCTTCACCACCGGGCTACGGCGGTTGGCAGCAAGACGGAAGCGGCGACAGGTGGAAGGTGCCAGCGGCGGAGCTGGCCGATGAGGACTTCCTCGGCGCGGGCGGTCTTTCCACGCGACTGCTCCATGGCCGTTTCCCGTGGTCGGGAACGGCCCCAGAGACGGCACGAACAGGAATCAACAAGACCTCGCTGCACATGACACTGTGCTCCCTCGCCGGTCACCTGAGTCTAGGTCAGGCCGCTCCGCTTACCGCCTTGCCGCCTGTCGATCAGCGGTCCGATTTCACGGCGAAGGGTTAGCTGCGCCCTCCCCGGCGACACGTGAAACTCCAGCAAAATCATCGAGCTGGATACGGGGGGCGCGCGTGGCGAACCGTGCTTCGGGGCAGCGAACCTCGTCAATTAAACGACGAACGGAGGCCAGGTCATCCAGCACAGCCAAAATACCGTCACCCAAGACACAGAAGGTGGGCGCCGCGCGCACACGATCACCTCGTGACCGAGCCAACCGCACGGGCACGGGAACCGGGAAGGGACTGCCCCGCAGCGGGCACGCGAAGGCCCTGCCCCCGCTCACGGGCGCAGGAAATCCTCACTGGCACTGCCAGCGCCCAGCCAGCCATTGACGCTCTGCACGCTCTCGATCGGGGGCTTGCCCGCCCAGCGATTGAGGGTGAACACATTGCTGAGGAACTCGTACTGCGTCTTGAGCAGATCCCGCCGGGCACGGAACTCGTTGCGCACCGCAGCCAGCACATCCACCGCATTGACCATGCCGTAGCCCAGGGCCTTTTCCGCCGACTCCCGCGACTTGTGCGCCGAGGCCAGCGCCAGGCGGTTGGCCTGGATCTTCTCGCCGTTGGAGTTGGCCGTGAGGTAGGCGCTGGTGATCTCCTTGACCACCCGCCGACGGATTTCCTCCAGTTGCTCCTTGGCCACCAACTGGTCCTGGTACAGGCCGCGCACCCGCGCGGAGGTGGAGCCGCCGCTGTAGATCGGCACCTGCAGGCCGACGCCGGCGACGTAGCTGTCGGTGCGCGGCGCCAGGGAGTTGTTGTAGCCCTCGTTGGTCTGCTGCGCGCTGAGGTTCAGGCTCAGCGTCGGATAGTGCCCGCCCTTGCCGCTGCGCAGCGCCGCCTCCGCCGCTGCGACGCCACTTTCACGCGCCTTGAGCGCCGGGTTCAGGGCGATGCCGTCGCGCACCCAGTTGTCCAGGCTCCGCTCGGTCATCCGCAGGCGCACATCGTTGCGCACCCGGCTGAGTCGCTCCTTCACCGGTCGGCCGACGATCTCCGCCAGCGCCTCGCGACTGATGATCGCCTGGTTGCGCGCCTCCAGTTCCTGCGCGGCCAGCAGGTCCACCCGCGCCTGCAGATCGAGCTGGTCGGTGACCAGGGCCAGTTGCCTGGCGTACAGCGCGTTGACCCGATCCAGGCTTTCCTGGGTGGTACGGCGTTCGGCGATCACCAGTTCGAGCTCGTCCTCGGCCGCCAACGCAGTGAAATAACGCCGCGCCAGCTCCACCGTGGCTTCCGCCTGGGCGTCCAGCGCCTCGGACTCGGACTGCAGGGCCATGCTCTTGAACTTCTGGTAGTTCTCCCAGGCCGCCTTGTTGTACAGGTACTGGCGCAGCACCAGGCTGTAGTTCTCGCTGTCGTAGCTCTCGTCGATGAAGTCGTTGCGCTGGTGGATCTGGTTCGTTCCGGCATTGAGCGACAGCTGCGGCAGCAGCACGCCCATGGCCTCGCGCTGGTACTCCTTGCCCGCCTGCGCATGGGCGAAGGACGCCAGTATCTGCGGGTCTTCCAGCCGCGCCTCGTGGTACAGGTGCAGCAGGTCAGTGCCGTCTTCGGCCATGCTGACGCCGCCGGGCGCCACCGCGGCGGTCTGCGCCAGCGCGACGCCCGCCGCCAGCATCAGCGCGCCGACCAGCCCACATGAAGATGCACCCATGGTCACTCCTCGATCATCGATTGGGAGAGGGCGTTACGCGCCGGCTGCATCAGGTACTGCAGCAAGGTGCGTTGCCCGGTGATGATCAGCACGTCCGCCGGCATGCCCGGCAGCAGCTTGCGCTCACCCAGCGCGCGGGCGCCTTTCTCGGTGACCCGGACCCGCGTCAGGTAATAGGCCGCGTTGGTCTTTTCGTTGACCAGGCGATCGGCCGACACATTGATGACCTCGCCCTCGATCACCGGCGTGGTGGCACTGTTGAAGGCGCTGAAGCGAATATCGGCGCGCTTGCCGATGGCCACGCGGTCGATGTCCACCGGCGGCACCTGAGCCTCGATGACCAGCTCCGACACCGACGGCACGATGTCCAGCAGCGGCGTCGCCGGCCGCACCACCCCGCCCACGGTGTGCACCGTCATGCCGATCACCATGCCGGCATCGGGTGCGCGGATGACGATGCGGCCAAGACGGTCCTGCAGCGACGAGCTTTTCTCCCGCAGGTCGTAGAGGCGCGTCTGCACCTCGGCCAGTTGCTTGGCCACCTCGGAGCTGAAGTCCTTGTCGATTTGCAGGATCTGCAGCTGCGTTTCGTTGATCTGCAGGCGCGTGCGGTTGATGGTGGAGCGGTGATCGGCGATTTCCGCGCGGATCATTCCCAGTTTGCGCTGCTGCTCCAGCAGGCGCTGCTTGTCGACATAGCCCTGCTTGAGCAGGTCGGACAGCTCGCCGATCTCTCCGCTGTAGGAGTTCGCCAACTGCAGCTTGGCGCCAATCATCGACTCCAGCCCGTCGATCTGCTGGTTCAGTTGGCCGATGCGCTCGCGCAGCACCGAAATCTGCCCTTGCCGCGAGCCCTGGCGGGCGTTGAACACCTGCGTTTCGCTCTGCC from Pseudomonas sp. GCEP-101 includes these protein-coding regions:
- a CDS encoding DUF5801 repeats-in-toxin domain-containing protein → MTLHKKIASPTRPTADDSSTLFVTTDQNDYAPGSTAIITASGFAAGSTVKIEVDHATSPGADGVWGTADDVLNTSAGAGHDPWYVTDGGAGDLDGQANGSITTSWYVDPDDSAGARFLLSASSGNASTTATFTDAGPIVTATGVSVSLDETAGLQNATATPSPAGDADDNDILLAALPAAFTARLSALGAGTASGAALSGYTGAVGNTGSNAFTISSAPGGAITDILFTGSGGAPLNGLDSGLDTLAGQDILLYTDTTNNNVLVGRAGGPAGAIVFAAYIEETGSPVSGGKIWTVEYQPLKHTDGSNADDALNLLNKVYIGTSQDLTFSLANAPSGQNLFLMFTTATPTTVNDNGVVRITDPTIIATGRDPANQSTGANITTGDTINTSQAGGPTTFGTNNQMIVEQEGIRFTFVTGARQDVTIPNLDQNEADVEANVDFTQMFNAKTASFDVVQLQSGKSAVVKISAFSTAVESGTAFIDGYGNDAPIAITNVRVLNSSTGAVLENSNGSANDPGIVITITGGVATITGVLAGYKIEYTTTAEHNRVLVENGAAVGAKGNDHAAFDIGGFKLLQVSTATAEIGSKMVFEDDGPSIGTTGTEPTLTVDESALGTDASQSFAANFTSSFGADGAGTLTYALSVIAGASGLVDTATGETVNLSMNGAVVEGRTASSNDLVFTVSVAANGTVTLDQIRAVVHPDTSDPDDSKTLASDDLVKLTATKTDGDGDSAQATLNIGQNLVFKDDGPTVSPAGTEPVMTVDESDLTTNSLQGFAANFTSSFGADGGGTVTYTLGCVSGASGLTDTTTGQSVVLSLNGNVVEGRCAVSNDLVFTVSVAANGDVTLDQLRAIVHANANDPDDSRTLSSDSLVTLTATVTDKEGDSTQATLNIGQNLVFKDDGPSVTTTGTEPTLTVDESDFTTNATQNFAANFSPSYGADGAGATPVSYALSVIAGASGLVDTATGQAVNLSLNNGVVEGRTAVSNVLVFTVSAASNGDVTLDQLRAVVHANASDPNDSRTLSADNLVKLTATATDKDGDTAQATLNIGQNLVFYDDGPSLAFGNIVGTGSTLAQTGYWDHGFGADGSGAAGLDIVLSNGQFTLVRPNGTTTTGTGTLTEQSPSPDVNGAYHFAGTLTGDFDNNAGTPNTSVDYTLTALADGTYTLDLVQGFSSTLVLSTANGSLGAGGPDPVQTLTIGTDAVVFFAAKALAPQTGANSILTGIGQGASDPTEAQLQTNPLPSYIDDQKALNVSTSGIGVKNNVLQGSGAGITAGDDSFVANPQTLLTSVKVFIDNSVGGYDPTSESLYYVAYYDDGTTSGAPIKVLAGNLQSEAGGQKSFTVQTAAGKMIDAIQLTMAEGMVKIPTIQFIRQVENLASDVKLAFNATVTDKDGDAATSAFTANLYANKAAGGTFDYVLAGLSGTREAFNVDLARTENKYQVTGFDTAGQRDKLVLNGDAGSTVQTIDNSGADSVVSIHETGGQITTITVVGVDILNTDIVHGSAT
- a CDS encoding response regulator transcription factor, whose product is MSDQKKPIRVMLIDCRPLVLIGLHDLINARKPHMEVSGQATTYTYALDLADQQRPDVVFFSFFPDALDPLEVVGELTRSARMKVLVLKGLYEAVPVAQAIDAGARGIVLAEDPTESIIQAIVNVHHRDIGLDRAWAGGLSGYAANGRVPLRCNREQAKQARLTLRERELISAIVEDPSAKYMSIAERLGISEHTVHNHLSNIYQKLDLINRMDLLMYALKHGLASSEEPPESAWVELDRAPQGNGASLRNE
- a CDS encoding HlyD family type I secretion periplasmic adaptor subunit, whose translation is MPSLPVERFADLPVSDLKVRRLGLAIVALTFGLFGTWAAFAPLDGAVYAPGVVTVQAYRKTVQHPEGGIVKQVLVHDGDIVKRDDPLIVLDDAQLRFEFDMTRSQLLAAQAMEARLKAERDARAAIDFDGVGDLASPRGEEARQSETQVFNARQGSRQGQISVLRERIGQLNQQIDGLESMIGAKLQLANSYSGEIGELSDLLKQGYVDKQRLLEQQRKLGMIRAEIADHRSTINRTRLQINETQLQILQIDKDFSSEVAKQLAEVQTRLYDLREKSSSLQDRLGRIVIRAPDAGMVIGMTVHTVGGVVRPATPLLDIVPSVSELVIEAQVPPVDIDRVAIGKRADIRFSAFNSATTPVIEGEVINVSADRLVNEKTNAAYYLTRVRVTEKGARALGERKLLPGMPADVLIITGQRTLLQYLMQPARNALSQSMIEE
- a CDS encoding TolC family outer membrane protein; this translates as MGASSCGLVGALMLAAGVALAQTAAVAPGGVSMAEDGTDLLHLYHEARLEDPQILASFAHAQAGKEYQREAMGVLLPQLSLNAGTNQIHQRNDFIDESYDSENYSLVLRQYLYNKAAWENYQKFKSMALQSESEALDAQAEATVELARRYFTALAAEDELELVIAERRTTQESLDRVNALYARQLALVTDQLDLQARVDLLAAQELEARNQAIISREALAEIVGRPVKERLSRVRNDVRLRMTERSLDNWVRDGIALNPALKARESGVAAAEAALRSGKGGHYPTLSLNLSAQQTNEGYNNSLAPRTDSYVAGVGLQVPIYSGGSTSARVRGLYQDQLVAKEQLEEIRRRVVKEITSAYLTANSNGEKIQANRLALASAHKSRESAEKALGYGMVNAVDVLAAVRNEFRARRDLLKTQYEFLSNVFTLNRWAGKPPIESVQSVNGWLGAGSASEDFLRP